CCGGCGAAGCGATGAGCGTGGAGCGCGCGGCCCGCTTCGGCCTCTTCCTCGGGCTCTGGCTGGTGCTGGCCGGCGGTGTCGCGGGGCTGGGCTTCGGGCTGCTCGCGGCGGGTCTCGCCACCTGGGCCAGCGCGCGGCTGATGCCGGGGCGGATGCGCCTGGGCGACCCGCTGGCGGCGCTGCGGCTGCTGGGCCGAACGGCGGTGCAGACGCTGCTCGCCGGAACGGACATCGCGCGCCGCGCCTTTGCCCCCAGCATGAACCTGCGGCCGGGAATGGTGATGCATATGACGGCCTTGCCGGAGGGCACGGCACGCGATGGGTTCACCGCGCTGGCCAGCCTCGCCCCCGGCGCGCTGCCGGCCGGCAGCGAAGGTGCCGCGGTGGTGGTCCACGCGCTGGACACGCGCCTGCCCGTGGCGGCCGACCTCGGCGCGACCGAGGCGCTCTACGCCCGCGCCGGGGGGCGGCATGGCTGAGGCACTGCTGCTCGCCGCGGGGCTGATCCTGCTGGCCTCCCTCGCCGGGCTCTATCGCGCGTTGCGCGGCCCCGGTGCGGCGGATCGCATGATGGCGGCGCAGCTTCTCTGTTCCGGCGGCATCGGCGCGCTGCTGCTGGTGGCGGCCGCCACGGGCATGGCCGGCGTGGTGGATGTGGCGCTGGTGCTGGCGCTGCTCGGTGCCTTCGCCTCCGTCGCCTTCGTGCTGGCGGCGCGGGGGCTGGGCGGCCGATGAGCCTGCTGCTCACCCTGTTCAGCGGAATCGCCATCGCGGCCGGGGTGGTCTTCTTCATCGCGGGCAGCGTGGCGCTGCTGCGCTTCCCCGATCCGCTGAGCCGGCTGCATGCGCTGACCAAGGCCGACAGCCTCGGGCTCGGCCTCATCGTGCTCGGCCTGCTGCCCTGGGCGGGCGGCTGGCTTGCCGCGCTCAAGCTCATCCTGGTCTGGCTGCTCGTGCTGCTGGCGGGGGCGACGGCCACGCAACTCATCGCCGAGCGCCTGCGCCGCGAGGACCCGCCGCGGTGAGCCTGCTGCTCGATCTGCTGCTGGGCCTCGCCGTCCTCGGCGTTGCCGGCTGGACGCTCGCGGTGCGCGGAAACTTCCCGGCGGTGATCGGCTTCGTCGCCTATGGGCTCCTGCTGGCGCTCGTCTGGGTGCGGCTGGGCGCGGTGGATGTGGCGCTGACCGAGGCGGCGCTGGGGGCGGGCGCCACGGGCGTCATCCTGCTCTTCGCGGTGGTGCGGCTGCGCGGCGGTCGCGCGGAGATTGACGCGGCGACACCCGGCCCGCGCCAGCGGATCGCCGCCGGCCTCCTCTGCGCCATGGTGGGTCTCGCCCTGGCCGTGGCCGTGCTGAACCTGCCCAACCCCGCGCCGAGCCAGGCGGCGGCGGTGGCACGGCACCTGCCGGAGCTGGGCGTCGCCAATCCCGTCACCGGCGTGCTCATGGCCTATCGCGGCCTGGACACGCTGCTGGAGGCGGTGGTGCTGGTCTTCGCCGTGCTCGCCATCTGGAGCATGGCGCCCGACCGGCGCTGGGGCGCAGTGCCCGGGCCGGTGTTTCCGGTGCAGTCCAGTGGACCGGTCTCGCTGCTCGCGCGGCTGCTGCCGCCCGTCGGGATCGTCATCGGCATCTACGTCGCCTGGGTCGGCGCCGATGCCCCTGGCGGCAAGTTCCAGGGCGGCACCATCCTGGCCGCCATGGGCATCCTCACCTGGGTCGCGGGTCTCTGGCGCCTGCCGCCCGTCGCCTCGCGGGGGTTGCGCTGGGCCGTGGTGGCGGGGCCGCTCGCCTTCATCGGCGTGGGGCTGCTGGGCTTCGTCATCGCCGATGGCTTCCTCGCCTATCCGCCCGGCTTCGCGAAGCCGCTGATCCTGTTGATCGAGGCGGCAATGACGCTCTCCGTCGCGGCGGCACTGGTGCTGATGGTGGCTGGCCCGCCCGAGGGGCGGCGGGAATGATCTACGGCCTGGTCGCATCCGCCCTGGTGGCGCTCGGGCTCTATGGCCTGGTCACGCAGTCGGCGCTGCTGCGCAAGGTGCTGGCCTTCAACCTCCTGGGCGGCGGGGTCTTTCTGCTGTTCGGCGTGGTGGCCCGGCGGGGCGGGGATGCGGTGCCGGAGGCGCTGGTCATCACCGGCCTCGTCGTCGCCTTCGCGGCGACCGCGCTGGCGTTGGTGCTGGTGCTGCGCCTGTTCCAGATCACGGGTGCCGCCACCATCGCCGAAGACGAGACGCCGCGCTGATGGAGGCCACGCCCGGCGGAGCCCTCCTGGTGCTGATGCTGGTGATCCCGGTCACCGGACTGCTCATCGCCTTCGCCCAGGGCGGCCGGGCGCCCGAGCGGATCGCGCTCTGGCTCGCCCCGCTCGGTCTTGCCATGGCGGCGGTGCTGCTGGCGGGCGTACTGCATGCCAAGGCGCCCGTCATCGCCTTCGTCGGCGGCTGGGCGCCCCCGCTGGGCCTTGCGCTGCGCGCCGACGGGCTGGCCGCGGCCATGCTGATGACCACGGCCGTGATCATCGCCGCCATCATCCTCTTCGCCCGCGCCGACTACATGACGCCACCCGGCCTGCCGGAGGCGCGCGCGCCGCTCGCCTTCTGGTGCTTCCTGCTGGCGCTCTGGGCCGCGCTGAACGCGGCCTTCCTGGGGGGCGACCTGTTCAACCTCTTCGTGGCGCTGGAGATGCTGACCTTCGGCGCACTCGCGCTCGCCTGCCTCGATGGCCGCGCCACGCAGTTCAAGGCGGAACTGCGCTATCTGCTCTTCGCGCTGATCGGCTCGGTGCTCTACCTGCTCGGCACGGCACTGCTCTACGGCGCCTACGGCACGCTCGACATCCTGCTGCTCTCCCGCGCGGCGCGGGCGGATGCGCCAACCATCGTGGCGGCTTCGCTGATGACGGTGGGCCTGCTCGGCAAGATGGCGCTGTTTCCGCTGCATCTCTGGCTGCCGGCGGCGCATGCCGGCGCGCCGCCCGCCGCCAGCGCGCTGCTGTCGGGCCTCGTGGTCAAGGCCTCCTACGTCCTGCTGCTGCGGCTGTGGTTCTGGGTGATGCCTGCGGCGCTGCTGCTGGCGGTCGCCCCCATCCTGGCGCTGCTTGGCGCGGCCGCGATCCTCTTCGGCAGCGTGGTCGCGTTGCGCCAGGCGCGGCTGAAGCTGCTGGTCGCGTATTCGACCGTCGCGCAGATCGGCTACCTGTTCCTGATGTTCCCGCTGGCGGCCGGCAGCCTGGCCGAGGTCGCGGAACGCGCCTGGACCGGCGGCGCGCTGCAGGCCATCAGCCACGCCTTCGCCAAGGCGGCGATGTTCCTGGCGGCGGGCGTCATCGCGCGCGGAATGGGGCATGACCGCATCGCCGAACTGCACGGCGCGGCGCGCGTGGCACCGCTCTCGGTGCTGGCCTTCGGCCTGGCCGGCCTCTCGCTCATGGGCATCCCGCCGAGCGGCGGCTTCACCGCGAAATGGCTGCTGCTCCAGGCGGCGCTCTATGCCGGCCAATGGTGGTGGGCGCTGGTGATCGTGGCGGGCGGATTGCTGACCGGCGGCTATGTCTTCCGCGTGTTGAGCACCGCCATGCGCGCGCCTGCGCCGGATTTCGCGCCCGCCGCGCCGGTGGACGCGATGCAGGAGCGCGTGGCGCTCGGCCTCGCGGTGATCTCGGTGGTGCTCGGCCTGCTGCCGCTGGCCGCCTTCGGCCTGGTGCTGATCGGCCGATGACGCTGCTGGCCCATCTCGCGCTGCTGGCGACCATCCTGGCACCTCTCGCGCTGCTGGCGACGGCCGTGACCGAGCGCGGCCGCGCGCGCCTGCCGGGGCTGCTGGCCTTCGCACCGCTGCCGGGCCTCGCCGCCGCGCTGCTCGCCGCCGATGCGCCGCCGCTCGTCCTCTACGCAGACTGGCTGCGCCTCTCGCTCGGCCTCGATGCGCCGGGCGCGCTGCTGCTCGGGGTGGCGGCGCTGCTCT
This region of Sediminicoccus rosea genomic DNA includes:
- a CDS encoding complex I subunit 5 family protein; its protein translation is MEATPGGALLVLMLVIPVTGLLIAFAQGGRAPERIALWLAPLGLAMAAVLLAGVLHAKAPVIAFVGGWAPPLGLALRADGLAAAMLMTTAVIIAAIILFARADYMTPPGLPEARAPLAFWCFLLALWAALNAAFLGGDLFNLFVALEMLTFGALALACLDGRATQFKAELRYLLFALIGSVLYLLGTALLYGAYGTLDILLLSRAARADAPTIVAASLMTVGLLGKMALFPLHLWLPAAHAGAPPAASALLSGLVVKASYVLLLRLWFWVMPAALLLAVAPILALLGAAAILFGSVVALRQARLKLLVAYSTVAQIGYLFLMFPLAAGSLAEVAERAWTGGALQAISHAFAKAAMFLAAGVIARGMGHDRIAELHGAARVAPLSVLAFGLAGLSLMGIPPSGGFTAKWLLLQAALYAGQWWWALVIVAGGLLTGGYVFRVLSTAMRAPAPDFAPAAPVDAMQERVALGLAVISVVLGLLPLAAFGLVLIGR
- a CDS encoding hydrogenase subunit MbhD domain-containing protein, with protein sequence MSLLLDLLLGLAVLGVAGWTLAVRGNFPAVIGFVAYGLLLALVWVRLGAVDVALTEAALGAGATGVILLFAVVRLRGGRAEIDAATPGPRQRIAAGLLCAMVGLALAVAVLNLPNPAPSQAAAVARHLPELGVANPVTGVLMAYRGLDTLLEAVVLVFAVLAIWSMAPDRRWGAVPGPVFPVQSSGPVSLLARLLPPVGIVIGIYVAWVGADAPGGKFQGGTILAAMGILTWVAGLWRLPPVASRGLRWAVVAGPLAFIGVGLLGFVIADGFLAYPPGFAKPLILLIEAAMTLSVAAALVLMVAGPPEGRRE
- a CDS encoding NADH-quinone oxidoreductase subunit K — translated: MIYGLVASALVALGLYGLVTQSALLRKVLAFNLLGGGVFLLFGVVARRGGDAVPEALVITGLVVAFAATALALVLVLRLFQITGAATIAEDETPR
- a CDS encoding Na+/H+ antiporter subunit E, giving the protein MSVERAARFGLFLGLWLVLAGGVAGLGFGLLAAGLATWASARLMPGRMRLGDPLAALRLLGRTAVQTLLAGTDIARRAFAPSMNLRPGMVMHMTALPEGTARDGFTALASLAPGALPAGSEGAAVVVHALDTRLPVAADLGATEALYARAGGRHG
- a CDS encoding monovalent cation/H+ antiporter complex subunit F, whose translation is MAEALLLAAGLILLASLAGLYRALRGPGAADRMMAAQLLCSGGIGALLLVAAATGMAGVVDVALVLALLGAFASVAFVLAARGLGGR
- a CDS encoding monovalent cation/H(+) antiporter subunit G, giving the protein MSLLLTLFSGIAIAAGVVFFIAGSVALLRFPDPLSRLHALTKADSLGLGLIVLGLLPWAGGWLAALKLILVWLLVLLAGATATQLIAERLRREDPPR